CAATGGAACAGCATTGTAGATCGAAGCGCGAAGCCCTCCTACGCTGCGATGTCCCTTCAATCCGATAAACCCGGCCTGCTCGGATTCCTTAATAAATTGCTTTTCCAGATCCTCATTAGCGAGACGGAAGGTTACATTCATAATGGAGCGATCTCTGCTGTCTACACAGCCACGATAGAAGCCTTCGCTGCTGTCAATACGGTCGTAGAGCAATGCAGCCTTCTGTTGGTTTACACGCTCAATGCCTTCCAGGCCACCTTCCTCCTGAATCCATTTCAGCACTTCATTCACCATATAGATGGCGAAGGATGGCGGTGTATTGTAGAGAGAGTTATTTTTTTCATACGTGCTGTAACGCAGCATCGTAGGTATGTTGGACGGCGAGGAGGCCAACAGCTCTTCACGGGCAACGACGACCGTTACACCGGAAGGTCCCAGATTTTTTTGCGCGCCTGCGTAGATCAATCCAAATTGAGTAACATCAAACGGCTTGCAAAAAATATCACTGGACATGTCGACAATCAACGGTACGGAACCCGTATCTGGAAATTGCTTGAACTGTGTACCTTCAATCGTCTCATTGGACGTCATATGTACATAAGCAGTATGCTCAGGCAAGTCCAAAGATTCCACATTTGGAAGACGCATGTACTTCTCATCAGCAGAGGATGCGGCAATATGAGCCTTACCCAGCAGCTTGGCCTCTTTGTATGCCTTGTCGGACCAGCTACCTGTCATTACATAGCTTCCGACCTGTCCTTCGCTCAGGAAATTCAAAGGCAGCATTGCAAATTGCGTACTGGCGCCCCCTTGCAGGAACAACACCTTATAACCCTTAGGATTGCCCAGCAGAGATAACAAACGTTCCTGTGCCTCATTATGAACAGATTCATACACGGCTCCGCGATGAGACATTTCCATGATGGACATTCCTGTCCCCTGAAAATCCACGAATTCAGCTTGTACACGTTCCAGTACCTTTAGCGGCAATGCCGCTGGTCCTGCATTAAAATTATAGGCTCTCTTACTCAACAATTTCCCATCCCTTCTCTACTCTGGTGTGGATATTATCGCTATGATAGCAGTATTCATAAATGCGTTCAAGACTTGTACAAAAATGTTTTTGAATTCATTTATGATGTGACAAAGGTGTGAATGTTATCATATTTGACATCTCCACTTTGTGATATTCATTTTAATGTTAAAAGGTCCCCGGCTATGAGACCGGAGACCTATCTTGAACAATAACTTTGATCCGTAGGCTAATGTTTGTTCTTCAAGGCAGCTACGCTGCCGATTTATTAGCAGTCGAAATACAGGCTGTATTCGTGCGGATGAACACGGATGTTCACCGATTTAGCTTCAGAACGTTTGAACTCTACATAGTTGTCGATAAATTCCTTTGTGAATACGCCGCCTTCAGTCAAGAATTCGTAGTCAGCTTCCAGAGCGTCAAGAGCCTCATCCAATGAAGCTGGTACGCTGCGGATTTTACCTTTCTCAGCGTCAGACAGCTCATAGATATTCGTGTCAAGCGGACCATAGCCCAATTCGATTGGGTTCAGTTTGCGCTTGATGCCATCCAATCCAGCCATCAGCATAGCCGAGAAAGCCAGATAAGGGTTAGCTGTGGAGTCCGGTGTACGGAACTCGATCCGACAGCCTTTTGGCGTAACAGCAGCTACTGGAATACGTACAGCCGCAGAACGGTTACCTTTGGAGAATACCAGGTTAACCGGCGCTTCGTAGCCTGGAACAAGACGCTTGAACGAGTTGGTGCTTGGGTTTGTCAAAGCGATCAGCGCAGGTGCATGGTACAGAATACCGCCAATGTAATGAAGAGCCATTTCGCTCAGGTTAGCATAAGCACCTTTTTCGTAGAACAAAGGAGTGTCCCCATCGAAAATGGATTGGTGAACGTGCATACCGCTTCCGTTGTCTCCGAAGAGTGGTTTCGGCATGAATGTTGCCACTTTACCATATTGACGAGCTGTGTTGTGTACAATGTATTTATAAACGAGCAGGTTATCTGCTGTTTTCTTCAGTGTATCAAAACGGAAGTTAATTTCCGCTTGGCCTGCTGTAGCTACCTCATGGTGATGGCGCTCAATTCTCAGACCTGCTTCTTCAAGCAGACGGCACATTTCACTACGAATGTCTTGTTGGGTGTCTACTGGCGCTACAGGTACATATCCGCCCTTCACTCCCACTTTAAAGCCCAGGTTGCCGCCTTCTTCCTTACGGTTTGTGTTCCAAGCTGCTTCCTCGGAGTCTACGAAGAAGGAAGAACTGTTCATGCCGCTTTCGTAGCGAACATCATCAAAGATGAAAAACTCGGACTCAGGTGCAAAAAATGCTGCTGTGCCCACTCCTGCCGATTGCAAAAATTCCTCTGCCTTTTTGGCAATACCTCGAGGATCGCGGTCGTATTTTTCGCCATCTGGCGTAGCAATGTCACACAGAATATTCAGTGTAGGATGCTGAGTGAAAGGGTCGATAAAAACCGCTTCTGGATCGGGCAGCATAACCATGTCGGATTCCTCGATGCCACGATAGCCAGGAATGGAAGAACCGTCGAAAGCAACACCGTTAACAAATGTTTCTGCATCTACTTCGGAAGCTGGCAATGAAATATGGTGAGCACGACCAGACAAATCTACAAAACGAAAATCTACCCACTCAATATTATTTTCCTGAATTGTTTTCAATACGTTTTCAACGGACATGTCTTCTTCCTCCCAATTTTTCCGAACATTAAGTCTTATACAACCCTGAAATGTTCATGATCGAATGTTTTTGCTGTCGTCATTATAAATCTCAAACATGACACGGGTCAATAGCTATGTAAGGTATTTTTTAAACTAATGTTAGATATTCTCACGCCCTTGATAACATTTGAAAAGCACAAAAAGCCCGAAACATCGGGCTTTTAAGTGATTTTAATCTTGTTACTGCAATGCGGCAAAACTTTTATGCAATGATGTTAACTATTCGAATTAGGAAATGGTACTAGGTGCATGGAATGTTTTCCCTACTGCAGGAGCAAGCAATTCCAAATCTTTCAGCAAATCTGCAAATTGATCAGGGAACAGGGATTGTACGCCGTCGCCCGTCATCGAGTTGTCAGGGTCTGTATGCATCTCAATAATCAGTCCGTCAGCACCGGCAGCTACTGAAGCCTTCGTCATAGGAACAACCAGCTCACGCCGTCCCGTGCCATGGCTTGGATCAGCAATAACCGGCAAATGGCTCAACTGTTGCAAAACAGGGATCGCAGACAAATCAAGCGTATTTCTGGTGTAGGTTTCGAATGTGCGAATACCGCGCTCACACAGCATAACATTCGGATTTCCGCCTGCCAAAATGTACTCGGCAGCATTCAGAAACTCGTCATAAGTCGAGCTGAAACCGCGTTTAAGCAACACTGGCTTGCCACAGGTTCCCAGCTTGCGCAGCAGATCGAAGTTCTGCATATTGCGTGTACCCACTTGCAGAATATCCGCATATTCCGCACAGATGTCCACGTATTCCGGTGTCATGACCTCTGTGATAGTCAGAAGATCGTGTTTTTTGCCCGCTTCGGCCATCATGATCAAGCCTTCTACCCCAGTTCCCTGGAAGCTGTAAGGCCCCGTACGCGGCTTAAAAGCACCTCCACGAAGGACTTGTGCACCCGCAGCTTTAACCAACGCGGCAATCTCGTCAATCTGCGTAGCAGACTCCACGGCACACGGCCCACCCATAATCACAAGCTCGCCCCCGCCGATATTTACGCCATTAATGGATATAACCGTATTTTCGGGATGAAAATCACGGCTAGCCAATTTGTAGGACTTCGATATTTTGACTACATTTTCTACACCCTTCATTTGACGCAGGTGTTCAGCCAGCTTGGGCTCTACGCTGCCGATCAATCCGATAATCGTGCGATCCGATCCGCGTGAAACATGGGCCTGCAAGCCTTCCTTCTCAATAACTTCAACAATGGCATGGATATGTTCTTCAGGTGTTTGAACACCAGCGATAACGATCATATTTTTCTTCCCCTCTATAAAACATATTTTATGGATTACTTTGACATTATGACACTTAAACGCTTGTTCGCTTTTAAGCTTTTATTCGTTAAAGTAAATATACCTGTTTTGTCTTTACTCGTCAAGACTTAATTATTACTCGAGATTATCTTTATGATAACAATAAAAAAGCCGCTATCCGGGTGTTTCTCCTCGAATAGCGACTAAGGTCAATCCTAAGTTATTTCGTTGTTTTTGACTTTTCCCGTACAGGAGGCAGCAGTTTTTTCATATCAACGGTCCGCTGAATCTCCCACGTTGCCGGGATATCTGGATCATACTGCTCCAGATACGTAATAACTTCTTTCGTAATCAGCGTCGGAGTGGAAGCTCCGGATGTGACCGCTACCTTCGCAACGCCCTCGAGCCACTCCCTTTTCAGCTCTGTTACATCGGCAATTCGATAAGCTGTAGTGCCGGCAATCTCCTCAGACACTTGGGCAAGTCTGTTGGAGTTATTGCTGCGCGGATCACCGACAACGATCACCAGGTCCGCCTGTCCAGCCTGCTCGGCTACCGCCTCCTGACGCACTTGGGTTGCCAGACAGATTTCATTGTGTATCTCGGCACCCGGGAATTTCTCCAGCAGCTTCTTCATAATGTGCTTGATGTCCCATTGACTCATGGTCGTCTGATTTGTAATGAGGATTTTGCCCTCAGACAGTGCAAGCGTGTCGATTTCCTCTTCCTTTTCAATCAGATGGACATGATCCGGTGCAATTCCGATAGCTCCCTCCGGTTCAGGGTGCCCCTTTTTGCCGATATAAATAATCTGGTATCCTTCTGACGACTTCTCCCGAATCAGATCATGGGTCTTCG
This DNA window, taken from Paenibacillus kribbensis, encodes the following:
- a CDS encoding 4-hydroxy-3-methylbut-2-enyl diphosphate reductase; translation: MEVLRISPRGYCYGVVDAMVLARQAARNLDLPRPIYILGMIVHNSHVTNSFEDEGIITLDGPNRMEILSQVEKGTVIFTAHGVSPEVRKLARDKGLTTVDATCPDVTKTHDLIREKSSEGYQIIYIGKKGHPEPEGAIGIAPDHVHLIEKEEEIDTLALSEGKILITNQTTMSQWDIKHIMKKLLEKFPGAEIHNEICLATQVRQEAVAEQAGQADLVIVVGDPRSNNSNRLAQVSEEIAGTTAYRIADVTELKREWLEGVAKVAVTSGASTPTLITKEVITYLEQYDPDIPATWEIQRTVDMKKLLPPVREKSKTTK
- the glnA gene encoding type I glutamate--ammonia ligase; protein product: MSVENVLKTIQENNIEWVDFRFVDLSGRAHHISLPASEVDAETFVNGVAFDGSSIPGYRGIEESDMVMLPDPEAVFIDPFTQHPTLNILCDIATPDGEKYDRDPRGIAKKAEEFLQSAGVGTAAFFAPESEFFIFDDVRYESGMNSSSFFVDSEEAAWNTNRKEEGGNLGFKVGVKGGYVPVAPVDTQQDIRSEMCRLLEEAGLRIERHHHEVATAGQAEINFRFDTLKKTADNLLVYKYIVHNTARQYGKVATFMPKPLFGDNGSGMHVHQSIFDGDTPLFYEKGAYANLSEMALHYIGGILYHAPALIALTNPSTNSFKRLVPGYEAPVNLVFSKGNRSAAVRIPVAAVTPKGCRIEFRTPDSTANPYLAFSAMLMAGLDGIKRKLNPIELGYGPLDTNIYELSDAEKGKIRSVPASLDEALDALEADYEFLTEGGVFTKEFIDNYVEFKRSEAKSVNIRVHPHEYSLYFDC
- the aroF gene encoding 3-deoxy-7-phosphoheptulonate synthase, which encodes MIVIAGVQTPEEHIHAIVEVIEKEGLQAHVSRGSDRTIIGLIGSVEPKLAEHLRQMKGVENVVKISKSYKLASRDFHPENTVISINGVNIGGGELVIMGGPCAVESATQIDEIAALVKAAGAQVLRGGAFKPRTGPYSFQGTGVEGLIMMAEAGKKHDLLTITEVMTPEYVDICAEYADILQVGTRNMQNFDLLRKLGTCGKPVLLKRGFSSTYDEFLNAAEYILAGGNPNVMLCERGIRTFETYTRNTLDLSAIPVLQQLSHLPVIADPSHGTGRRELVVPMTKASVAAGADGLIIEMHTDPDNSMTGDGVQSLFPDQFADLLKDLELLAPAVGKTFHAPSTIS
- the serC gene encoding 3-phosphoserine/phosphohydroxythreonine transaminase, coding for MLSKRAYNFNAGPAALPLKVLERVQAEFVDFQGTGMSIMEMSHRGAVYESVHNEAQERLLSLLGNPKGYKVLFLQGGASTQFAMLPLNFLSEGQVGSYVMTGSWSDKAYKEAKLLGKAHIAASSADEKYMRLPNVESLDLPEHTAYVHMTSNETIEGTQFKQFPDTGSVPLIVDMSSDIFCKPFDVTQFGLIYAGAQKNLGPSGVTVVVAREELLASSPSNIPTMLRYSTYEKNNSLYNTPPSFAIYMVNEVLKWIQEEGGLEGIERVNQQKAALLYDRIDSSEGFYRGCVDSRDRSIMNVTFRLANEDLEKQFIKESEQAGFIGLKGHRSVGGLRASIYNAVPLENCQALAEFMDSFKQRNR